In one window of Maniola hyperantus chromosome 18, iAphHyp1.2, whole genome shotgun sequence DNA:
- the LOC117990817 gene encoding uncharacterized protein, which translates to MFYRQFDDNIDRITLYEKYEFVERTEPEVNGVWKGAHLLLFFLAFVFGSFCTFCFHMLMYLFDENCVLFPKLMSLTTLRQNIIYEFIPDDKDAADMLPVDFLSTQWVEKSACLLPTYVPLVSGIFGLVWTTMFLMCSIGSRILTGLQRPWRVLPPVFLFSVVMGAVCVYTSAVTHNGLQELCVKLNEITGSSSCSYTINVATLAYQRRIRGVYQATRLTIASAWLHTACWLLSALLALARVLLAVDFKLVRVSVQLQGNIDRMLERHEKQIRTVSPAWTERLSIPRSSHSSIRTHFIKKLLRPNSVDRNKDGDLLYYTRLPREMSESALVTTERLKLDKLAALSAAPEEHQFIVKMLYDLLDTADGSQYLDFSPGTRFSGSVSVTQTPLLTRQYGQLKISSTLPLRPSELGEITSADIQQAEEMAQEINRQLHARFDEELHELKVIADDSPKKIAFKSSLLITSDAQVAENKNDIEQNSTNVSEPGTSKGKQKTLKPSLKQVHVQTDEKVKDKSHNVQIDSRADVSESKTSQDKESQTKKEKQD; encoded by the exons ATGTTTTACAGACAATTTGATGATAATATAGATAGGATAACTTTGTATGAAAAGTATGAATTCGTCGAACGAACAGAACCTGAAGTCAATGGAGTCTGGAAAG GTGCTCACCTGCTGCTCTTCTTCCTGGCGTTCGTGTTTGGATCGTTCTGCACGTTTTGCTTCCACATGTTGATGTATCTATTTGACGAAAATTGCGTGCTGTTCCCAAAACTGATGTCTCTTACGACTCTACGTCAGAATATAATTTACGAGTTTATTCCCGACGACAAAGATGCGGCCGATA TGCTGCCAGTTGATTTCCTAAGCACGCAGTGGGTGGAAAAAAGCGCATGTCTACTCCCGACATATGTGCCGCTTGTCTCCGGTATCTTTGGACTCGTCTGGACCACAATGTTTCTGATGTGCTCGATTGGAAGTAGAATTCTGACTGG TTTACAGAGACCATGGCGCGTGCTGCCGCCGGTTTTCCTATTTTCGGTAGTCATGGGCGCTGTTTGCGTCTACACCTCCGCTGTCACACATAATGGGCTGCAGGAATTGTGCGTCAAACTAAACGAAATCACCGGAAGTTCCTC GTGCTCATACACGATAAACGTAGCAACGCTCGCCTACCAGCGCAGGATACGCGGCGTGTATCAAGCGACCCGGCTCACGATCGCCTCGGCTTGGCTTCATACCGCTTGCTGGCTGCTGTCCGCACTTCTGGCATTAGCGAGAGTTCTTTTGGCAGTTGACTTTAAACTCGTTCGAGTAAGCGTGCAATTGCAAGGGAACATCGATAGAATGCTG GAGCGTCATGAAAAACAGATACGTACGGTATCACCAGCGTGGACTGAACGTTTGAGCATTCCTCGAAGTTCACACAGCAGCATCAGAACCCACTTTATAAAGAAACTGTTAAGGCCCAACTCAGTCGATAGAAATAAGGATGGCGATTTACTATACTATACTCGTTTACCTCGTGAAATGTCTGAATCAGCATTAGTAACAACCGAACGTCTAAAGTTAGACAAACTGGCTGCATTGAGCGCAGCCCCTGAAGAACATCAGTTCATAGTTAAAATGTTATATGATTTACTAGATACTGCTGATGGTTCACAGTACTTAGATTTCAGTCCAGGCACCAGGTTCTCAGGATCTGTTTCAGTTACTCAAACTCCGCTGCTTACTCGACAATACGGCCAACTGAAAATATCTTCAACATTGCCATTGCGACCTTCAGAACTCGGTGAAATCACATCTGCAGATATTCAGCAAGCTGAAGAAATGGCTCAAGAGATCAACAGACAGCTTCACGCGAGATTTGACGAAGAACTTCATGAATTAAAAGTAATTGCTGACGACAGTCCCAAAAAAATAGCTTTTAAATCGTCTTTATTAATTACTTCTGACGCACAAGTTGCCGAAAATAAAAATGACATTGAACAGAATTCAACGAATGTTTCCGAGCCAGGCACAAGTAAGGGTAAACAGAAAACTTTGAAACCAAGTTTAAAGCAAGTCCATGTACAAACTGATGAGAAAGTGAAAGATAAATCTCATAATGTCCAAATAGACTCTCGAGCTGATGTGTCTGAATCCAAAACTTCTCAAGATAAAGAAAGtcaaacaaagaaagaaaaacaagaCTAA